In a genomic window of Streptomyces noursei ATCC 11455:
- a CDS encoding GntR family transcriptional regulator, with translation MDADDGGDGHRGGAVGDGPTRADRARRVAHVLRGQVVRGAFPGGVLPDERSLVAEFGTSRNTVREALGLLRDEGLVERRRGVGTVVVGRTYEHPLGELSGLAEVLQRHGTVVNEVRAARIVRAPGSVARRLELPEGSRAVYLERLRRVDGMPLSLDCTYLIPEVGEPLLALGTERLENRDVFELIERAAGRPLGSAEVAVRAVVADPATCAVLGMTAGGAVLAVDRLTRLADGRPADLEFIHLRGDRLTLRARLDRVREG, from the coding sequence ATGGACGCGGACGACGGCGGGGACGGCCACCGCGGTGGCGCGGTCGGCGACGGGCCGACGCGGGCGGACCGGGCGCGGCGGGTGGCGCATGTGCTGCGCGGGCAGGTGGTGCGGGGCGCGTTCCCCGGGGGCGTGCTGCCCGACGAGCGGTCGCTGGTCGCGGAGTTCGGGACCTCGCGCAACACGGTCCGGGAGGCGCTGGGGCTGCTGCGCGACGAGGGGCTGGTGGAGCGGCGGCGCGGGGTGGGGACGGTGGTCGTCGGCCGGACCTACGAGCATCCGCTGGGGGAGCTGTCCGGGCTGGCCGAGGTGTTGCAGCGGCACGGGACGGTGGTGAACGAGGTCCGGGCGGCGCGGATCGTGCGGGCACCGGGGTCGGTGGCGCGCCGACTGGAGCTGCCGGAGGGGAGCCGGGCGGTCTATCTGGAGCGGCTGCGGCGGGTGGACGGGATGCCGCTGTCCCTCGACTGCACGTACCTCATCCCCGAAGTGGGCGAGCCACTGCTGGCGTTGGGGACGGAGCGGCTGGAGAACCGGGACGTCTTCGAGCTGATCGAGCGCGCGGCCGGGCGGCCGCTGGGCTCGGCGGAGGTGGCCGTGCGGGCGGTGGTCGCGGACCCGGCGACCTGCGCGGTGCTGGGGATGACGGCGGGCGGCGCGGTGCTGGCCGTGGACCGGCTGACGCGGCTGGCGGACGGGCGGCCGGCCGACCTGGAGTTCATCCATCTGCGCGGGGACCGGCTGACGCTGCGGGCGCGGCTGGACCGGGTCCGGGAGGGGTGA
- a CDS encoding LppU/SCO3897 family protein, with product MATPGVLPPGSRPTNTKRARIIALLVFVVLAVAFWFLSSGSHSPSTKFADSARVGDCVEKSGSGDDVVLKVVECSSSEAEYKVAIRRPAGDRCPEGFSEYEKTRGSLVTLRLCLVPAGN from the coding sequence ATGGCAACGCCGGGTGTGTTGCCGCCGGGCAGTCGTCCTACTAACACCAAAAGGGCGCGCATAATTGCTCTCCTTGTGTTCGTCGTTCTCGCAGTTGCCTTCTGGTTTCTGAGCAGTGGGAGCCATTCGCCTAGCACCAAGTTTGCCGATTCGGCGCGTGTTGGTGACTGTGTGGAGAAGTCAGGGTCGGGCGATGATGTGGTGCTCAAGGTCGTCGAATGCTCCAGCAGTGAGGCGGAGTACAAGGTTGCGATCCGGAGGCCCGCTGGCGACAGGTGTCCCGAGGGCTTCAGTGAATATGAGAAGACCCGAGGGAGCCTGGTGACGCTGCGACTGTGTCTGGTCCCTGCTGGGAATTAG
- a CDS encoding Lrp/AsnC family transcriptional regulator yields the protein MSTKSAPFDELDRKIVAALIENGRASFAEIGSAIGLSPTAVKRRVDRLRETNVITGFSATVRPAALGWLTEAYVEVYCDGAAPPRRLAEVVRNHPEIAAAMTVTGGADALLHVRATDVEHFEEVLERIRTEPFIRKTISYMVLSHLLPDSPEAGARRPSDDRSAARPDDRAAHQAAGRVGDGARVHPQPLRRAANQR from the coding sequence ATGAGCACCAAGTCCGCGCCGTTCGACGAGCTGGACCGCAAGATCGTCGCCGCGCTGATCGAGAACGGCCGCGCCAGCTTCGCCGAGATCGGCTCGGCCATCGGCCTGTCCCCCACCGCCGTCAAACGCCGCGTGGACCGCCTCCGCGAGACCAACGTCATCACCGGCTTCTCCGCCACCGTCCGCCCCGCCGCCCTGGGGTGGCTCACCGAGGCGTACGTGGAGGTCTACTGCGACGGCGCCGCCCCGCCCCGGCGGCTGGCCGAGGTCGTCCGCAACCACCCGGAGATCGCCGCCGCGATGACCGTCACCGGCGGCGCCGACGCCCTGCTGCACGTCCGCGCCACCGACGTCGAGCACTTCGAGGAGGTCCTCGAACGGATCCGTACCGAGCCGTTCATCCGGAAGACGATCAGCTACATGGTGCTCTCGCACCTCCTCCCGGACAGCCCCGAGGCCGGCGCCCGCCGCCCTTCCGACGACCGTTCCGCCGCCCGCCCCGACGACCGGGCGGCCCACCAGGCCGCCGGCCGGGTCGGCGACGGCGCTCGGGTCCATCCTCAGCCGCTCCGACGCGCAGCAAACCAACGGTAG
- a CDS encoding amidohydrolase family protein, with amino-acid sequence MANEQRGREPQEAGAPGGCPDAERPAPRRPHAERPDGQRPDGERPDGIRSAAAHDGESGAISGAASDAAPEGSVPRGGLGRRGFLAGVAGLTGVGAGGLLGGPGAGTASAQSRDAHPALRPDHFAGPRQLLVPDVVLLPDGPVRDHAVLVEHGTFREVGPAARLLAAHHTGPAPIRLPGHLLMPGFVDAHHHLTQSFGKAQSFGQPSEIFKTVWEPLEHALDEESAYLSAKLAALEALRGGFTTVADAGTRAPVDVAAIAKGTEEAGIRCVLGKIVSAGTGGPAHLARWHGHPLVHPSLAIAVPEDATGPVIKRTADLCAEAGAVLQIHVNEHLASVERSLKSVGRRPVDYLHHLGALGPHTLGAHATLLTPTEMRQLADTGAAISYNPVASAWKGNAVAHATMLAALGIRFGIGTDGTRGDGFRLVDAAETAQRLAYGLASGDSVCGAGHLWLAHATAGGADALGLGRVTGRIAAGQAADYLLVDLAVPELTPSYDLRWELVRLAGRDQIRAVVVGGRLRIWEGWPPDWDARALIARAATVGPEVVARARIQRVGP; translated from the coding sequence TTGGCGAACGAGCAGCGGGGCCGGGAGCCCCAGGAGGCCGGGGCTCCCGGCGGGTGTCCGGACGCGGAACGGCCGGCGCCCCGGCGGCCGCACGCGGAACGGCCGGATGGCCAACGGCCTGACGGCGAACGGCCGGACGGGATACGGAGCGCAGCGGCCCACGACGGGGAGTCCGGCGCGATATCCGGCGCGGCATCCGACGCGGCGCCCGAAGGGTCCGTCCCCCGCGGCGGCCTCGGTCGGCGCGGCTTCCTCGCCGGGGTGGCCGGGCTGACCGGCGTCGGCGCCGGCGGTCTGCTCGGCGGACCGGGCGCCGGCACCGCCTCCGCGCAGTCCCGGGACGCCCACCCCGCCCTCCGCCCCGACCACTTCGCCGGTCCCCGACAACTCCTCGTCCCGGATGTGGTGCTGCTGCCGGACGGCCCGGTGCGCGACCACGCCGTCCTCGTCGAGCACGGCACCTTCCGCGAGGTCGGCCCGGCGGCCCGGCTCCTCGCCGCGCACCACACCGGCCCCGCCCCGATCCGCCTGCCCGGCCACCTCCTGATGCCCGGCTTCGTCGACGCCCACCACCACCTGACCCAGAGCTTCGGCAAGGCCCAGTCGTTCGGCCAGCCGTCGGAGATCTTCAAGACCGTCTGGGAGCCGCTGGAACACGCCCTGGACGAGGAGAGCGCCTATCTGTCGGCGAAGCTGGCCGCGCTGGAGGCGCTGCGCGGCGGCTTCACCACCGTCGCCGACGCCGGAACCCGGGCGCCGGTCGACGTGGCCGCGATCGCCAAGGGCACCGAGGAGGCCGGCATCCGGTGCGTCCTGGGAAAGATCGTCTCCGCCGGGACCGGCGGCCCGGCCCACCTGGCGCGCTGGCACGGCCATCCGCTGGTCCACCCCTCCCTGGCCATCGCCGTCCCCGAGGACGCCACCGGCCCGGTCATCAAACGGACCGCCGACCTCTGCGCCGAGGCCGGGGCGGTGCTCCAGATCCACGTCAACGAGCACCTGGCCTCCGTGGAGCGCTCGTTGAAGAGCGTCGGCCGCCGCCCGGTGGACTATCTGCACCACCTCGGCGCCCTCGGCCCGCACACCCTGGGCGCGCACGCCACCCTCCTGACGCCCACGGAGATGCGGCAGCTGGCCGACACCGGCGCGGCGATCAGCTACAACCCGGTGGCCAGCGCCTGGAAGGGCAACGCCGTCGCGCACGCCACCATGCTGGCCGCGCTGGGCATCCGCTTCGGCATCGGTACGGACGGCACCCGCGGCGACGGCTTCCGGCTGGTCGACGCGGCCGAGACGGCCCAGCGGCTGGCCTACGGGCTGGCCTCGGGCGACTCGGTGTGCGGCGCCGGGCACCTGTGGCTGGCGCACGCCACCGCGGGCGGCGCCGACGCCCTCGGGCTGGGCCGCGTCACGGGCCGGATCGCCGCCGGCCAGGCCGCCGACTACCTCCTCGTGGACCTCGCCGTCCCCGAACTCACCCCCTCCTACGACCTGCGCTGGGAACTCGTCCGGCTGGCCGGCCGCGACCAGATCCGCGCCGTGGTGGTCGGCGGCCGGCTCCGCATCTGGGAGGGCTGGCCGCCCGACTGGGACGCCCGCGCGCTGATCGCCCGCGCCGCGACGGTGGGGCCGGAGGTGGTCGCGCGGGCCAGGATCCAGCGGGTGGGGCCGTAG
- a CDS encoding helix-turn-helix domain-containing protein produces MGNTYGDWLKQQRELAGLTQQQLADVAIMTRSHIAHIEAGRRIPSKEDARRLDGALNTGNMLSSFRPGGEPAVADRFADALALEQQATMIWDFATTLMPGLLQTDGYARAVMGATVPPWSAEECDKLVRTRLERAKILDNPVMPVACALLSEGVLRHQIGSSAVMAEQIRHVIRLSESGRVRVHVLPNSAGPQPLMQGLLKLMWFEDQPPAGYTEGVSSSHLHDSPAVVQRLQSAYALVLGDALPRQQSLALMRATAKEYGHHD; encoded by the coding sequence ATGGGCAATACGTACGGAGACTGGCTCAAGCAGCAACGGGAGTTGGCGGGCCTTACGCAGCAGCAGTTGGCGGACGTGGCGATCATGACGCGTTCGCATATCGCGCACATTGAGGCAGGGCGGCGCATCCCGTCCAAGGAGGACGCGCGGCGACTGGACGGGGCGCTCAACACGGGGAACATGCTCAGCAGTTTCCGGCCAGGGGGCGAGCCGGCGGTCGCTGACCGGTTTGCGGACGCCCTGGCGCTCGAACAACAGGCGACCATGATCTGGGACTTCGCGACAACGCTGATGCCCGGACTCCTTCAGACCGACGGATACGCGCGTGCGGTGATGGGCGCCACGGTCCCCCCGTGGAGTGCGGAGGAGTGCGACAAACTCGTTCGCACACGGCTGGAGCGAGCGAAGATCCTCGACAACCCCGTGATGCCGGTAGCGTGCGCATTGCTGAGCGAGGGGGTGTTGCGCCATCAGATTGGCAGCTCGGCGGTCATGGCGGAGCAGATCAGGCACGTGATCCGCTTGTCCGAGAGCGGGCGAGTGCGGGTGCATGTGTTGCCGAACAGCGCGGGTCCGCAACCGCTCATGCAGGGGCTGTTGAAGCTGATGTGGTTCGAGGACCAACCACCGGCGGGATATACCGAGGGCGTGTCCAGTAGCCACCTTCACGATTCCCCAGCCGTGGTTCAGCGGCTCCAGAGCGCCTACGCTCTCGTGCTGGGCGATGCACTGCCGCGACAGCAGTCCCTGGCCCTGATGAGGGCAACAGCAAAGGAGTACGGGCACCATGACTGA
- a CDS encoding DUF397 domain-containing protein, protein MTERVIANAAALSGWRKSSYSDGEGAECMEVVDGYPHGIPVRDSKAPRGPVIVVPAGAWSAFVDAVKGGALDEG, encoded by the coding sequence ATGACTGAGCGCGTCATCGCGAATGCTGCCGCACTGAGCGGCTGGCGCAAGTCGTCGTACAGCGACGGCGAAGGGGCCGAATGCATGGAGGTCGTGGACGGCTACCCCCACGGCATACCCGTCCGGGACTCCAAGGCCCCGCGCGGGCCGGTGATCGTGGTCCCGGCGGGGGCTTGGAGTGCGTTTGTGGATGCCGTCAAGGGTGGGGCGCTCGACGAGGGTTAG
- a CDS encoding MFS transporter produces the protein MTLVVGMVSAVNLAIPDLSAGPLHPSAAAVVWVVDGYVVVFACLLVPAGALADRRGRKGTLLCGMAVFVLGSAVCAVAPHVGVLIAGRMISGVGAAAVLPNTLALLVDGLPDGPRRRAIAVWAAMTGLAAVLGNVGGGAAIQYGSWRALFVCVVPVAVGASVLVAVVAPVAARHPGPVAPLAAVLFTGGFLALLNGIVSGPGEGWLGPWVLGSFGVAGLLLTGWVRCELRSARPLLDPRVFARPAVRAGAVGMAVLFLGMFGLFYLNGQYLQYAKGYGPFGAGVRLLPMAAALLAGPRCGLVLERRCGRRGTVAAGMLVLAGGLATVSAADAGTPYALYAAGAGLTALGCGIATPLLSHAMMSALPPEAAGVGSGLQSLTRELGSALGIAVTGTLTTAVFTARLPAPLAGPGAPTTVAAAQAALGDLPGRGEGLRPAVVGAFTDGLQVATLVLAVGVGAVGVVIFRWMRGAVRPVGDGGCGG, from the coding sequence GTGACGCTGGTCGTCGGCATGGTCTCGGCGGTCAATCTGGCCATCCCGGATCTGTCCGCCGGGCCGTTGCACCCGTCCGCGGCGGCGGTGGTGTGGGTGGTGGACGGCTATGTGGTGGTGTTCGCCTGTCTGCTGGTGCCGGCCGGGGCGCTGGCCGACCGGCGCGGGCGCAAGGGCACGCTGCTGTGCGGGATGGCGGTGTTCGTCCTCGGCTCGGCGGTGTGCGCGGTGGCGCCGCACGTCGGGGTGCTGATCGCGGGGCGGATGATCAGCGGGGTGGGGGCCGCGGCGGTGCTGCCGAACACCCTCGCGCTGCTGGTGGACGGACTGCCGGACGGGCCGCGCCGCCGGGCGATCGCGGTCTGGGCGGCCATGACGGGGCTCGCCGCGGTACTGGGCAATGTGGGCGGGGGCGCGGCGATCCAGTACGGGAGCTGGCGGGCGCTGTTCGTGTGCGTGGTGCCGGTGGCGGTGGGCGCGTCGGTGCTGGTGGCGGTGGTCGCGCCGGTGGCGGCGCGGCATCCGGGACCGGTCGCGCCGCTGGCCGCGGTCCTGTTCACCGGTGGGTTCCTGGCGCTGCTCAACGGGATCGTGAGCGGGCCGGGGGAGGGGTGGCTCGGCCCGTGGGTGCTCGGGTCGTTCGGGGTGGCCGGGCTGCTGCTGACGGGCTGGGTCCGGTGCGAACTGCGCTCCGCACGGCCCCTGTTGGACCCCAGGGTGTTCGCCCGCCCCGCCGTCCGGGCCGGGGCGGTCGGGATGGCGGTGCTGTTTCTGGGCATGTTCGGGCTGTTCTACCTCAACGGCCAGTACCTCCAGTACGCGAAGGGGTACGGGCCGTTCGGCGCGGGTGTGCGGCTGTTGCCGATGGCGGCGGCGCTGCTGGCGGGGCCCCGGTGCGGACTGGTGCTGGAGCGCCGGTGCGGGCGGCGCGGCACGGTCGCCGCCGGGATGCTCGTGCTGGCCGGCGGGCTGGCCACGGTGTCGGCCGCCGATGCCGGTACGCCGTACGCGCTCTACGCCGCCGGGGCCGGGCTGACCGCGCTGGGCTGCGGCATCGCGACCCCGCTGCTCTCGCACGCGATGATGTCCGCGCTGCCGCCGGAGGCCGCCGGGGTCGGCTCCGGACTGCAGAGCCTGACCCGGGAGTTGGGGAGCGCGCTGGGGATCGCGGTGACCGGGACGCTGACCACGGCGGTGTTCACCGCCCGGCTGCCGGCGCCGCTGGCGGGGCCCGGGGCGCCGACGACGGTCGCGGCGGCACAGGCCGCGCTCGGGGACCTGCCGGGCCGGGGTGAGGGGCTGCGTCCGGCGGTGGTCGGTGCGTTCACGGACGGGTTGCAGGTGGCGACGTTGGTGTTGGCGGTGGGGGTGGGGGCGGTGGGTGTGGTGATCTTCCGCTGGATGCGGGGGGCCGTTCGGCCGGTGGGCGACGGGGGGTGTGGGGGTTAG
- the rocD gene encoding ornithine--oxo-acid transaminase, whose translation MTTAPTDTRRSSASLIEAEAPVLAHNYHPLPVVISRAEGVWVEDVEGRRYLDMLAGYSALNFGHRHPALIEAAHRQLDALTLTSRAFHHDRLGQFAGALAELTGLDMVLPMNTGAEAVESGIKLARKWAYEVKGVPADQATIVVAGGNFHGRTTTIISFSDDEEARANFGPYTPGFRTVPYNDLAALEAAIDDTTAAVLIEPIQGEAGVIIPDDGYLAGVRAATSRANCLFIADEIQSGLGRTGTTLAVEHEHVVPDVILLGKALGGGIVPVSAVVARREVMSVLGPGQHGSTFGGNPLAAAVGTAVVDLLTTGEFQSHAADLGKVLHSALTDLLGKGVTAFRSRGLWAGVDIDPALGTGRTISERLMSEGVLVKDTHGSTIRLAPPLTITERELTMALAALGRVLT comes from the coding sequence ATGACGACTGCGCCCACCGACACCCGCCGCTCCTCCGCCTCCCTCATCGAGGCCGAGGCCCCGGTCCTGGCCCACAACTACCACCCCCTCCCCGTGGTCATCTCCCGCGCCGAGGGCGTCTGGGTCGAAGACGTCGAGGGCCGCCGCTACCTCGACATGCTGGCCGGCTACTCGGCGCTCAATTTCGGCCACCGCCACCCGGCCCTCATCGAGGCCGCCCACCGCCAGCTGGACGCCCTCACCCTCACCTCCCGCGCCTTCCACCACGACCGCCTCGGGCAGTTCGCCGGCGCGCTGGCCGAGCTCACCGGCCTGGACATGGTCCTCCCCATGAACACCGGCGCCGAGGCCGTCGAGAGCGGCATCAAGCTCGCCCGCAAATGGGCCTACGAGGTCAAGGGCGTCCCCGCCGACCAGGCCACCATCGTCGTCGCCGGCGGCAACTTCCACGGCCGCACCACGACCATCATCAGCTTCTCCGACGACGAGGAGGCCCGCGCCAACTTCGGCCCCTACACCCCGGGCTTCCGCACCGTCCCCTACAACGACCTGGCCGCCCTCGAAGCCGCCATCGACGACACCACCGCCGCCGTGCTGATCGAGCCCATCCAGGGTGAGGCCGGCGTCATCATCCCCGACGACGGCTACCTCGCCGGCGTCCGCGCCGCGACCAGCCGCGCGAACTGCCTCTTCATCGCCGACGAAATCCAGTCCGGCCTCGGCCGCACCGGCACCACCCTCGCCGTCGAACACGAGCACGTCGTCCCCGACGTCATCCTCCTCGGCAAGGCCCTGGGCGGCGGCATCGTCCCCGTCTCCGCCGTCGTCGCCCGCCGCGAGGTCATGTCCGTCCTCGGCCCGGGCCAACACGGCTCCACCTTCGGCGGCAACCCGCTCGCCGCCGCCGTCGGCACGGCCGTCGTCGACCTCCTCACCACCGGCGAGTTCCAATCCCACGCCGCCGACCTGGGCAAGGTCCTGCACTCCGCCCTCACCGACCTCCTCGGCAAGGGCGTCACCGCGTTCCGCTCCCGCGGTCTGTGGGCCGGCGTCGACATCGACCCCGCCCTGGGCACCGGCCGCACCATCAGCGAACGCCTCATGTCCGAGGGCGTGTTGGTCAAGGACACCCACGGCTCCACCATCCGCCTGGCCCCGCCCCTGACCATCACCGAGCGCGAACTGACCATGGCCCTGGCGGCATTGGGACGCGTACTGACCTAA
- the ddaH gene encoding dimethylargininase produces MTHPGGALTRAPRTPRARRYLLCRPTHFAVEYAINPWMREDADVDTALALRQWENLVRAYRDHGHTVETVRPAPGLPDMVFAANSAVVVGGRAFGSLFHAPQRRPESHEYELWFKGAGYDLHRPESPCEGEGDLVPVGRYLLAGTGFRTTRDAHAEVQEFFGRPVISLQLTDPYFYHLDTALFVLDDGLTADGLIADGSGTDGSGAGGNGAGGAGGAAVAYYPEAFSPGSREVLRQLFPDAVLATRDDALAFGLNSVSDGRHVFVAPRATHLIDQLTARGYVPVPVDLSEFHKAGGGIKCCTQELRP; encoded by the coding sequence ATGACCCACCCCGGCGGCGCGCTCACCCGGGCGCCCCGGACCCCGCGCGCCCGGCGCTATCTGCTCTGCCGACCCACCCACTTCGCCGTCGAGTACGCCATCAACCCCTGGATGCGCGAGGACGCCGACGTCGATACCGCACTCGCCCTGCGGCAGTGGGAGAACCTGGTCCGCGCCTACCGCGACCACGGCCACACCGTCGAGACCGTCCGACCGGCCCCCGGCCTGCCCGACATGGTCTTCGCCGCCAACTCCGCCGTCGTCGTGGGCGGTCGCGCCTTCGGCTCGCTCTTCCACGCCCCGCAGCGCCGGCCCGAGTCCCATGAGTACGAGCTCTGGTTCAAGGGCGCCGGCTACGACCTCCACCGGCCCGAGTCGCCCTGCGAGGGCGAGGGCGACCTCGTCCCCGTCGGCCGCTACCTCCTCGCCGGCACCGGCTTCCGCACCACCCGCGACGCACACGCCGAGGTCCAGGAGTTCTTCGGCCGCCCGGTGATCAGCCTCCAGCTGACCGACCCGTACTTCTACCACCTGGACACCGCCCTCTTCGTCCTCGACGACGGCCTCACCGCCGACGGCCTCATCGCCGACGGAAGCGGCACCGACGGAAGCGGCGCCGGCGGCAACGGGGCCGGCGGCGCCGGCGGGGCAGCCGTCGCCTACTACCCCGAAGCCTTCTCCCCCGGCAGCCGCGAAGTGCTCCGCCAGCTCTTCCCGGACGCCGTCCTGGCCACCCGCGACGACGCCCTGGCCTTCGGCCTCAACTCGGTCTCCGACGGCCGCCACGTCTTCGTCGCCCCCCGGGCCACGCACCTCATCGACCAACTCACCGCCCGCGGATATGTCCCCGTCCCCGTCGACCTCTCCGAGTTCCACAAGGCCGGCGGCGGCATCAAGTGCTGCACCCAGGAGCTTCGCCCATGA